One segment of Candidatus Krumholzibacteriia bacterium DNA contains the following:
- a CDS encoding HNH endonuclease translates to MSLRSLPDRVILSRTLEFVRRERSATLDVLRHLSEIERRKLHLKQGYASMFAYCTQALGYSESAAVRRIRSARCATRFPEVYELLEAGDVNLCTVSIVYRFLKPDTRDRLLESIRGCSQAQVRDIVAALQPCPMPAEVIRPLVVQKEARPAPALLESGLASAPAAPVPHVACENIAYRRSGGNGPGPLVAVATEKRTQLSFTVGEAFMGKLNRIKSLAWHRLPVNPSLEQAFELAMDVFLDKHDPAARQVRRENRRTPEPARTPSLREPNLRHVSAAVRDQVFIRDQGCCTYVGANGRVCGSKRGLQFDHVVPVARGGGATADNLRLLCAYHNRLEAARLGLPAGPSHERPEVGRSR, encoded by the coding sequence ATGTCCCTACGATCCCTCCCCGACAGGGTCATTCTCTCCCGTACTCTTGAATTCGTCAGACGCGAGCGTTCCGCGACGCTCGACGTGTTGCGACATCTTTCTGAAATAGAGCGGCGCAAGCTGCACCTCAAGCAGGGATACGCGTCGATGTTCGCGTACTGCACGCAGGCCCTCGGCTATTCGGAGTCCGCCGCGGTGCGCAGAATAAGATCGGCCCGCTGCGCCACCCGCTTCCCCGAGGTATACGAGCTCCTGGAAGCCGGCGACGTGAACCTGTGCACGGTCTCGATCGTGTATCGGTTCTTGAAGCCCGACACCAGGGACCGGCTTCTGGAGAGTATTCGCGGTTGCTCACAGGCGCAGGTAAGGGACATCGTCGCCGCCCTGCAGCCCTGTCCGATGCCCGCGGAGGTCATCCGACCTCTGGTAGTTCAGAAGGAGGCACGACCCGCACCGGCGTTGCTCGAATCGGGACTGGCATCCGCACCGGCTGCCCCGGTTCCGCATGTCGCTTGTGAAAATATTGCGTACCGCCGCAGCGGCGGTAACGGCCCCGGGCCGCTCGTGGCAGTCGCCACCGAGAAGCGCACGCAGCTCTCCTTCACGGTCGGCGAGGCCTTCATGGGCAAACTCAACCGCATCAAGTCGCTTGCGTGGCACCGGCTGCCGGTGAATCCATCGCTCGAGCAGGCGTTCGAGTTGGCGATGGACGTCTTTCTTGATAAACACGATCCCGCGGCGCGACAGGTACGTCGAGAGAATCGCCGGACGCCAGAACCGGCGCGCACACCGTCGCTCAGGGAGCCCAACCTGCGCCATGTCAGCGCGGCGGTACGAGACCAGGTGTTCATACGCGACCAGGGCTGCTGCACCTATGTGGGCGCGAACGGTCGTGTGTGTGGTTCGAAACGGGGATTGCAGTTCGATCACGTGGTGCCGGTGGCCCGGGGCGGCGGGGCCACGGCGGACAACCTGCGTCTGCTCTGCGCCTACCACAACCGGCTGGAAGCGGCGCGGCTGGGACTCCCGGCGGGCCCGTCGCACGAACGCCCGGAAGTGGGGCGGTCGCGATAG